In Nitrosococcus halophilus Nc 4, the genomic stretch CCCCTCGGCCATATGCCTAAGGCGAGGTAAATCACTCCCCTCGGATACCACCACCAAGCGCTTGTCCGGCATCTGCAAAAATGCCTGGATAATGATATCAACCCGCTTATGGGGTTCAAGCCGAGCAAGCGAAAGGTAATAATTGCCCTGTCCTTGCCATCGGAATCGTTCTATCTCGCAGGGGGGATAAATGACTATCGTCTCCTGCCCCAAATAGTGCCGATACTTGCGGGCAACGCACTCCGAATTGGCAATCACCAAATCCATCTGGGCAATTGCCGCTTCATATCGAAGTTTGCTATAAGCAATCAAGGCCTGAAACGCCGGTTTCTGCCACCATGGACATTGCCCAAGATAATAATCCTTAAGATCATAGGCGAACCGCAAGGGACTGGTATGGCAATAGAGAATATTACGCCCTTTATGGTGATGCACCGCTACAGGCGCATAGACACCACTGTACAGCACCACTTCATAACGGGATAAAAATGCCGTACGAGAACGGAAAAGCCTCATGGTTTTCAGGGCGCGCCAGGCTGGAGACCGGGCTATACTTCCCAGCTCTATGCATTTCAAACCCACCATCTCCCCATCAGGAATCACCCCATGGTTACGGGCACCGACACAAAGGTCAAACTCTGGAAATGCCCGCGCCAACAGCAGGGTCACCCGTTCAGCCCCCCCTGGCACCTGCAAGAAGTCGTAGAGGATTATTCCTTTGGCCCGCGGCAATCCATTAACTCCTGAACATAGGCGAGAGTTTCCCGTACCTCCCGTTTGCAATCAAAGAATGAAATAACTAGTACAACATAAACTCAACAGCTACTTCGCATCCATCCGTTTCCAATATTTTTAAAAACGCTTCCCCTGCTGCTTCACGACTGAACCGATAAGACCGTTGGCGCGCTGAATAAGATAAATGATCGTATTGGGCTTTGTTCGTCAGAAACAGATTCCCACAATATTGAGTATGCTCCATTAATTCTTTTTCATTACCAAACACGAACCCATTGCGGCCGTGTTCCACGATTTCTTTCTGCCCAGCGGCATTTATCACGATGGGGACGCACCCATAGGACATCGCTTCCACGGTGGTTATCCCGAAATGCTCATACAAGTCCGGCCGCTTACTGATATCCTCATTCAATCCGGTTGCATGCCAGTAAATGGCGGATTTCATATAGAAATATTTCAAATCGTCCAATGGCAAATCAACATGAAAATCTACGGGATAGCCTTCTGCTTCTTGCCGCACCGCGTCCAGATATTCTATTTGGTCGTGATGAACTTGACCGACAAAAGTTAGCCGCCATTCATCATCCAAAATATTGTTATCCTTCATCCATTTGAACACCTTGACCATCTCTAGTTGCTTCTTGTTATGGCCTTCTTTAAAAAAACGGCCGACATTAAGAATTCTTTTTTCTTTCTGAATGAGGGTCAAATCGGTATTTGGAATAGCGACTGATGGATATAACAGCTCACTGTCAACCCCCCACCACTGTTTCACCCAGTGGGCGGTATAATTTGAATTTGCTAGAAAGCCATTATAGGTGGCTAGAAAGTCTTTGGCTTCATCCGGCCTATCATCAAGCCGATAGGGAAAACTCACGATGTAATAGGAAAAACGGCTTGCACATTTTAAATCGGAACCAAAGGCGGAATTGACAAAAATATCGTATTGGGAGGTGGCCTCAGGATGGTAATGTAAATATTCGGGACTGACTATCCGTTTCCGGCAAAACTTAAGTTCTATACCGAACTGCCTCTCAAGAGTGGCAATACTAAAATCATTCTCCGAAATCAGCTCCACTGGACCCAGCCTTTGTAGAGTCTGGGCGATGACACAAGCATGATGCTCGCCACCACCGAGGGTATTCCAGAAATTATTGTAAACCGCGATTTTATAAAATCTATTTTTTCGTTTTAAAAAGCCGCCTTCTGCAATCATCGGCAGCAATCGTTCCCAATCAGTGAAAATTTGCGGTATTTTCCTCGCAAATTCCTGCTCTTCCGGGGTGCATGAGGGGTTCTGGTAATAGGAATGGAGGTGATCAAGCTCCGCTTTTGTTTCCTGCCACTGGCTTTTCCAGAGATCTTCCGGGTAGTGGGAGGCAAGAAATAAAATTCTGTTTCTATTGACATAATATCTAAAAAATACGGAGTTT encodes the following:
- a CDS encoding glycosyltransferase is translated as MPRAKGIILYDFLQVPGGAERVTLLLARAFPEFDLCVGARNHGVIPDGEMVGLKCIELGSIARSPAWRALKTMRLFRSRTAFLSRYEVVLYSGVYAPVAVHHHKGRNILYCHTSPLRFAYDLKDYYLGQCPWWQKPAFQALIAYSKLRYEAAIAQMDLVIANSECVARKYRHYLGQETIVIYPPCEIERFRWQGQGNYYLSLARLEPHKRVDIIIQAFLQMPDKRLVVVSEGSDLPRLRHMAEGARNIHFVGWPGQDQLSALLGNAIATLYIPKDEDFGMSPVESMAAGKPVIGVAEGGLLETIIDGETGLLMPPNPTPMEIISAVQTLTPKRALEMREACERQARRFNKEIFLEKMGAVLKY